From a single Couchioplanes caeruleus genomic region:
- the pflA gene encoding pyruvate formate-lyase-activating protein, translated as MTVAPPVTAAVHSFDISTGVDGPGTRFVAFLAGCPLRCQYCHSPDTWYRRSGTPTTVDDLLTEIRRYERFIKVAGGGVTISGGEPLQQPAFVREVFTACHEMGLHTALDTSGFLGDRADDALLAVTDLVLLDIKSGDPRTYRTVTKTGRLEPTVRFARRLGELGKPIWLRFVLVPGLTDDPANVAAVADIAAGVPTIERVEVLPFHRLGQSKYAQLGVPFPLADTEPPDEALLERVRGQFAERGLTVY; from the coding sequence ATGACCGTGGCCCCGCCGGTGACCGCGGCCGTCCACTCCTTCGACATCTCGACGGGAGTGGACGGCCCGGGCACCCGGTTCGTGGCCTTCCTGGCCGGGTGCCCGCTGCGGTGCCAGTACTGCCACAGCCCGGACACCTGGTACCGGCGCAGCGGCACCCCGACGACGGTGGACGACCTGCTCACCGAGATCCGCCGGTACGAGCGCTTCATCAAGGTCGCCGGGGGCGGCGTGACCATCAGCGGCGGCGAGCCGCTGCAGCAGCCGGCCTTCGTCCGCGAGGTCTTCACGGCCTGCCACGAGATGGGCCTGCACACGGCCCTGGACACCAGCGGCTTCCTCGGCGACCGCGCCGACGACGCCCTGCTGGCCGTCACGGATCTGGTGCTGCTCGACATCAAGTCGGGCGACCCCCGCACCTACCGTACGGTGACGAAGACCGGCCGGCTCGAGCCGACCGTCCGCTTCGCCCGGCGCCTCGGCGAGCTCGGCAAACCCATCTGGCTGCGGTTCGTGCTGGTACCGGGCCTCACCGACGACCCGGCCAACGTGGCCGCGGTCGCCGACATCGCCGCCGGCGTGCCGACGATCGAACGGGTCGAGGTGCTGCCGTTCCACCGGCTCGGCCAGAGCAAGTACGCCCAGCTCGGCGTCCCGTTCCCGCTCGCCGACACCGAGCCGCCGGACGAGGCCCTGCTGGAACGCGTCCGCGGCCAGTTCGCGGAACGCGGCCTCACCGTCTACTGA
- a CDS encoding NAD(P)(+) transhydrogenase (Re/Si-specific) subunit beta: MTTFDTAVHLVYLAAATCFVLGLHLMNSPGTALRGNRLSAAGMAAAVLATGAVLVRDHGITAWAVAALTAGAAAGAVAGLVTARRVPMTAMPQLVSLFNAVGGGAAALIALGDAVQRSQEAGTPGLQTTITTVLDVLIGGVTLSGSLVASGKLAGLVPGRPVTVPGGRWATVLLALATAGLAGLYLTGRTGALGLSGIGLAALAAGILLTLPIGGADMPVVISLLNACTGTAVAMAGFVLDSSPLIIAGALVGAAGAILTKLMADAMNRSIGAIIAGGYGTGDSAGPAAAVGGGAPVRAITAEDAALQLAYAHKVVIVPGYGLAAAQAQHEAVALARALTERGVQVSYGIHPVAGRMPGHMNVLLAEADAPYEQLKDIDEINPEFPGTDVALVVGANDVTNPAARRPGNPVSGMPILDVDRARTVIVIKRSLGHGYAGIDNELYTRPGTAMLFADAKKGLAQLLAGVREYAA, encoded by the coding sequence GTGACGACCTTCGACACCGCCGTCCATCTGGTCTACCTGGCCGCCGCGACCTGCTTCGTGCTGGGCCTGCACCTGATGAACTCGCCCGGCACGGCCCTGCGCGGCAACCGGCTGTCGGCGGCGGGCATGGCCGCGGCGGTGCTGGCCACCGGCGCGGTGCTGGTACGCGACCACGGCATCACCGCCTGGGCCGTCGCGGCGCTCACCGCCGGAGCCGCGGCCGGAGCCGTCGCCGGCCTGGTCACCGCGCGGCGGGTGCCGATGACGGCGATGCCCCAGCTGGTCAGCCTCTTCAACGCCGTCGGCGGCGGGGCGGCCGCGCTGATCGCCCTGGGCGACGCGGTGCAGCGCAGCCAGGAGGCCGGTACGCCGGGCCTGCAGACCACGATCACCACCGTGCTCGACGTGCTCATCGGCGGCGTCACGCTGAGCGGCTCGCTCGTGGCCTCCGGAAAGCTCGCCGGCCTGGTACCCGGCCGGCCGGTCACCGTGCCCGGCGGAAGGTGGGCCACCGTCCTCCTCGCGCTCGCCACCGCCGGGCTCGCCGGGCTCTACCTCACCGGCCGCACCGGGGCGCTCGGCCTGTCCGGCATCGGCCTCGCCGCGCTGGCCGCGGGCATCCTGCTCACCCTGCCGATCGGCGGCGCCGACATGCCGGTCGTCATCTCGCTGCTCAACGCCTGCACCGGCACCGCGGTCGCCATGGCCGGGTTCGTGCTGGACAGCAGCCCGCTGATCATCGCGGGCGCCCTGGTCGGGGCGGCCGGCGCGATCCTCACCAAGCTCATGGCCGACGCGATGAACCGCTCGATCGGCGCGATCATCGCCGGCGGGTACGGCACCGGTGACAGCGCCGGGCCGGCCGCGGCGGTGGGCGGGGGCGCGCCCGTACGGGCGATCACGGCCGAGGACGCGGCGCTGCAGCTGGCGTACGCCCACAAGGTCGTCATCGTCCCCGGGTACGGGCTGGCCGCGGCGCAGGCGCAGCACGAGGCGGTGGCCCTCGCCCGCGCGCTGACCGAGCGGGGCGTACAGGTCAGCTACGGCATCCACCCGGTTGCCGGCCGCATGCCCGGGCACATGAACGTGCTCCTGGCCGAGGCGGACGCGCCGTACGAGCAGCTCAAGGACATCGACGAGATCAACCCGGAGTTCCCCGGCACCGACGTGGCGCTGGTGGTCGGCGCCAACGACGTCACCAACCCGGCGGCGCGGCGCCCGGGCAACCCGGTCTCGGGCATGCCGATCCTCGACGTGGACCGGGCCCGCACCGTGATCGTCATCAAGCGGTCGCTGGGCCACGGGTACGCCGGCATCGACAATGAGCTGTACACCCGGCCGGGCACCGCGATGCTCTTCGCCGACGCGAAGAAGGGCCTCGCCCAGCTGCTCGCCGGGGTGCGGGAGTACGCGGCCTGA
- the pflB gene encoding formate C-acetyltransferase: MQTRKDAWRGFTGTGWRDAIDVAGFIHDNVTPYEGDAQFLAGPTHRTERLWRELQRMFVEERKRGVYDVDTHTPSTITSHEPGFIDRSHELIVGLQTSAPLRRAIMPAGGLRMVENGLKAYGYTLDPAVKAIFSRYRKTHNDGVFDAYPADVKAARRSHIITGLPDAYGRGRIIGDYRRVALYGVDRLIAERKELKAALDGKRSSEAVIRDREELAEQIRALGELKEMAAGYGYDVSGPATTAREAIQWLYFAYLGATKEQNGAAMSLGRTSSFIDVYMARDLAEGVLTEEQAQELVDDFVMKLRIIRFLRTPDYDQLFSGDPTWVTEAIGGVGADGRPLVTRSSFRYLQTLYNLGAAPEPNLTVLWSPRLPEGFKRFCAQVSMDTSAIQYENDDLIRPAYSDDTAIACCVSAMRVGKDMQFFGARANLAKALLYAINGGRDEISGEQVAPAYAPVTADVLEYEQVLDAYDRMLDWLAETYVEALNVIHYMHDKYAYERLEMALHDHPVHRFLATGIAGLSVAADSLSAIKHAQVKVLRDTTGLAVDYVIDGEFPAFGNNDDRADAIAVELVERFMAKIRRQPAYRDAEPSLSVLTITSNVVYGKHTGNTPDGRRAGEPFAPGANPMNGRDKHGLVAAALSVAKLPYRCARDGISLTTTVTPAGLGRTREERIGNLVGVLDGFTDGGGFHLNVNVLDRATLEDAMAHPEKYPQLTIRVSGYAVNFVRLTTEQQHDVIARTFHGAL, encoded by the coding sequence ATGCAGACACGCAAGGACGCCTGGCGCGGCTTCACGGGTACGGGCTGGCGCGACGCGATCGACGTCGCCGGCTTCATCCACGACAACGTGACACCGTACGAGGGTGACGCGCAGTTCCTGGCCGGGCCGACCCACCGCACCGAGCGGCTCTGGCGCGAACTGCAGCGCATGTTCGTCGAGGAGCGCAAGCGCGGCGTCTACGACGTCGACACGCACACCCCGTCGACCATCACCTCGCACGAGCCCGGGTTCATCGACCGCTCCCACGAGCTGATCGTCGGCCTGCAGACCAGCGCGCCGCTGCGCCGGGCCATCATGCCCGCCGGTGGCCTGCGCATGGTGGAGAACGGGCTGAAGGCGTACGGCTACACCCTCGACCCCGCCGTCAAAGCGATCTTCTCCCGGTACCGCAAGACCCACAACGACGGTGTGTTCGACGCGTACCCGGCCGACGTCAAGGCGGCCCGGCGCTCGCACATCATCACCGGCCTGCCGGACGCGTACGGCCGCGGCCGGATCATCGGCGACTACCGCCGCGTCGCCCTGTACGGCGTCGACCGGCTCATCGCCGAGCGCAAGGAGCTGAAGGCCGCCCTGGACGGCAAGCGGTCCTCGGAGGCGGTCATCCGCGACCGCGAGGAGCTGGCCGAGCAGATCCGGGCCCTGGGCGAGCTCAAGGAGATGGCGGCCGGCTACGGCTACGACGTCTCCGGCCCGGCGACCACCGCCCGCGAGGCCATCCAGTGGCTGTACTTCGCGTACCTGGGCGCCACCAAGGAGCAGAACGGCGCGGCCATGTCGCTCGGGCGCACGTCGTCGTTCATCGACGTCTACATGGCGCGCGACCTGGCCGAGGGCGTCCTGACCGAGGAGCAGGCGCAGGAGCTCGTCGACGACTTCGTCATGAAGCTGCGGATCATCCGCTTCCTGCGTACCCCCGACTACGACCAGCTGTTCTCCGGCGACCCGACCTGGGTGACCGAGGCGATCGGCGGCGTCGGCGCCGACGGGCGCCCGCTGGTGACCCGGTCGAGCTTCCGCTACCTGCAGACCCTGTACAACCTGGGTGCGGCGCCCGAGCCGAACCTGACCGTGCTGTGGTCGCCGCGGCTGCCCGAGGGCTTCAAGCGGTTCTGCGCGCAGGTCTCGATGGACACCAGCGCCATCCAGTACGAGAACGACGACCTGATCCGGCCGGCGTACAGCGACGACACGGCGATCGCCTGCTGCGTCTCGGCGATGCGGGTCGGCAAGGACATGCAGTTCTTCGGCGCCCGCGCCAACCTCGCCAAGGCCCTGCTGTACGCCATCAACGGCGGGCGCGACGAGATCAGCGGCGAGCAGGTGGCCCCGGCCTACGCCCCGGTCACCGCGGACGTGCTGGAGTACGAGCAGGTGCTCGACGCGTACGACCGGATGCTGGACTGGCTGGCCGAGACCTACGTCGAGGCGCTCAACGTCATCCACTACATGCACGACAAGTACGCGTACGAGCGGCTCGAGATGGCGTTGCACGACCACCCGGTGCACCGGTTCCTGGCGACCGGCATCGCGGGCCTGTCGGTGGCCGCCGACAGCCTCTCGGCGATCAAGCACGCCCAGGTCAAGGTGCTGCGCGACACCACCGGGCTGGCGGTCGACTACGTGATCGACGGCGAGTTCCCGGCGTTCGGCAACAACGACGACCGGGCCGACGCGATCGCGGTGGAACTGGTCGAGCGGTTCATGGCGAAGATCCGCCGGCAGCCCGCGTACCGCGACGCCGAGCCGTCGCTGTCGGTGCTGACCATCACCTCGAACGTGGTGTACGGCAAGCACACCGGCAACACCCCGGACGGGCGCCGCGCCGGCGAGCCGTTCGCACCCGGCGCCAACCCGATGAACGGGCGGGACAAGCACGGGCTGGTCGCCGCGGCGCTGTCGGTGGCGAAGCTGCCGTACCGCTGCGCCCGCGACGGCATTTCGCTGACCACCACGGTGACCCCCGCGGGTCTCGGCCGCACCCGCGAGGAGCGGATCGGCAACCTGGTCGGCGTGCTCGACGGCTTCACCGACGGCGGGGGCTTCCACCTCAACGTCAACGTGCTGGACCGGGCGACCCTGGAGGACGCGATGGCCCACCCGGAGAAGTACCCGCAGCTGACCATCCGGGTCTCCGGGTACGCCGTGAACTTCGTCCGGCTCACCACCGAGCAGCAGCACGACGTCATCGCCCGTACCTTCCACGGTGCGCTGTGA